From one Rhizobium lentis genomic stretch:
- a CDS encoding MFS transporter, with product MDSHVNAPPGVRSGFITRTRTAVSLLFLMNGFVVGCWAPKIPDFAERLGLTKFQLGLMILVFGVGSLVMMPIAGAQIARHGSRVVVRATAVCVLPLLLALTLAPNVITGAIALFLFGGFIGAMDVAMNANAVSVEKSMRRAIMSSCHAFWSLGGLIGSGLGGVVIAKLGILGHAQLATVLAAIFLAIAWPMMLADPPHPDAKKEKTKLPMVPLPWLLGLMALFSMVPEGAVLDWGALYLRQEMDASIALSGLGFAAFSATMAIMRFAGDLVRDRLGGVKTLRICTLFAIAGMLLASLAPDAEIAILGFALCGIGISNMVPIAFSAAGNIPGLKPGIGISVVTTMGYSGMLVAPSVIGFVAEHSGFAVVFMALPVLLLFVLMFSKLAHYADGVSGGGH from the coding sequence ATGGACAGTCATGTGAATGCGCCTCCAGGGGTGCGCAGCGGTTTCATCACCAGAACCAGGACGGCGGTTTCCCTGCTCTTTCTCATGAACGGCTTTGTCGTCGGCTGCTGGGCGCCCAAGATTCCGGATTTCGCCGAGCGTCTCGGGCTGACCAAATTCCAGCTTGGGCTGATGATCCTCGTTTTCGGCGTCGGCTCCCTGGTCATGATGCCGATCGCCGGCGCACAGATCGCCAGACATGGCTCGCGTGTCGTCGTGCGGGCAACGGCGGTCTGCGTGCTGCCGCTGCTTCTGGCATTGACGCTCGCGCCGAATGTGATCACCGGAGCAATCGCGCTTTTCCTGTTCGGCGGTTTTATTGGTGCGATGGATGTGGCGATGAACGCCAATGCGGTGTCTGTCGAAAAATCGATGCGCCGCGCCATCATGTCGTCCTGCCATGCTTTCTGGAGCCTTGGCGGTCTGATCGGCTCGGGTCTCGGCGGCGTCGTGATCGCCAAGCTTGGCATTCTCGGCCATGCACAGCTGGCGACGGTGCTCGCGGCAATCTTTCTCGCCATCGCCTGGCCGATGATGCTTGCCGATCCGCCGCATCCCGACGCCAAGAAGGAAAAAACGAAGCTGCCAATGGTGCCGCTGCCGTGGCTGCTCGGACTGATGGCGCTGTTCTCGATGGTGCCGGAAGGCGCGGTTCTGGATTGGGGCGCGCTCTATCTCCGGCAGGAAATGGATGCGTCGATCGCGCTTTCCGGTCTCGGTTTCGCAGCCTTTTCGGCGACCATGGCAATCATGCGCTTCGCCGGCGATCTGGTGCGCGACCGCCTCGGCGGCGTCAAGACGCTGCGCATCTGCACGCTGTTTGCCATCGCCGGCATGCTGCTGGCGAGCCTTGCGCCGGATGCCGAAATTGCCATCCTCGGCTTTGCCCTTTGCGGCATCGGCATTTCCAACATGGTGCCGATCGCCTTCTCGGCAGCGGGCAATATTCCCGGCCTCAAGCCCGGCATCGGCATTTCGGTCGTCACGACCATGGGTTATTCCGGCATGCTGGTCGCACCGTCCGTGATCGGCTTCGTCGCCGAGCATAGCGGCTTTGCCGTCGTCTTCATGGCCCTGCCGGTGCTGCTGCTGTTCGTTCTGATGTTTTCCAAGCTGGCCCATTATGCCGACGGGGTCTCCGGAGGCGGCCACTGA
- a CDS encoding amino acid ABC transporter permease, whose product MQHWLQLMAESLPSLLWAGLIFTIPLTLLSFIFGLILGLITAIARLFGPSPVAMIARFYVWVIRGTPLLVQLFVIFYGLPSVGILLDAFPAALIGFTLNIGAYSSEIIRAVISSVPKGQWEAAYSIGMSWRQAMSRTILPQAARVAVPPLSNTFISLVKDTSLAAAITVPELFQVAQRIVATTYEPLILYIEAALIYLVLSSVLSQLQVRLERRFARYGGMLEANA is encoded by the coding sequence TTGCAGCACTGGCTCCAACTGATGGCGGAATCGCTGCCTTCGCTCCTGTGGGCAGGGCTGATCTTCACCATTCCACTGACCCTTCTGTCCTTCATCTTCGGCCTGATCCTTGGGCTGATCACCGCGATCGCCCGCCTTTTTGGCCCGTCGCCGGTCGCGATGATCGCCCGATTCTATGTCTGGGTCATTCGCGGCACGCCGCTGCTCGTCCAGCTCTTCGTGATCTTTTACGGCCTGCCGAGCGTCGGCATTCTGCTCGATGCCTTTCCGGCCGCGCTGATCGGCTTTACCTTGAATATCGGCGCCTACAGCTCCGAAATCATCCGCGCCGTCATTTCCTCCGTGCCGAAGGGCCAATGGGAAGCGGCCTATTCGATCGGCATGAGCTGGCGTCAGGCGATGAGCCGCACCATCCTGCCGCAGGCCGCCCGCGTCGCCGTGCCGCCGCTGTCGAATACCTTCATCTCGCTGGTCAAGGATACCTCGCTCGCGGCCGCCATCACCGTGCCGGAGCTCTTCCAGGTAGCCCAGCGTATCGTCGCCACCACGTATGAACCGTTGATCCTCTATATCGAGGCGGCGCTGATCTATCTCGTGCTGAGTTCCGTCCTCTCGCAACTTCAAGTGCGGTTGGAGCGCCGCTTCGCGCGTTACGGCGGCATGCTGGAGGCAAATGCATGA
- the hisC gene encoding histidinol-phosphate transaminase has protein sequence MSRYWSDIVSKLRPYVAGEQPRIPGLVKLNTNENPYGPSPKALEAIGQAADERLRLYPDPAATELREAIAARFGLTAEEVFIGNGSDEVLAHTFQALLKHDLPLLYPDVTYSFYPTYCLLYGIEAIEIPVDEQFRIKLSDYDRSCGAIIIPNPNAPTGIGLPLAEVEALLAAHPDAVVVIDEAYVDFGGESAVPLISKYPNLLVVQTLSKSRSFAGLRVGFALGQRDLIEALARVKDSFNSYPLDRLAQVAATAAIKDEAWFETSRRKVIASRKSLVGELDALDFEILPSQANFVFARHKSRSGAELLAALRERAVLVRLFAKPRIADFLRISIGTDEECARLVSALKEILAA, from the coding sequence ATGAGCCGGTACTGGTCCGATATCGTCAGCAAGCTTCGGCCTTATGTCGCAGGCGAGCAGCCGCGCATCCCCGGGCTGGTCAAGCTCAATACCAATGAGAATCCATATGGACCGTCTCCAAAGGCGCTGGAGGCGATCGGGCAAGCGGCGGATGAGCGTTTGCGGCTCTATCCCGATCCCGCCGCAACCGAGTTGCGCGAGGCAATTGCCGCCCGTTTCGGCCTGACGGCGGAAGAAGTGTTCATCGGCAACGGCTCTGACGAGGTTCTCGCCCATACGTTCCAGGCGCTATTGAAACACGACCTGCCGCTTCTCTATCCCGATGTGACCTACAGCTTCTATCCGACCTATTGCCTGCTATATGGCATTGAGGCGATCGAGATACCGGTCGATGAGCAGTTCCGGATCAAGCTCTCGGATTATGACAGGTCGTGCGGCGCGATCATCATTCCCAATCCGAATGCGCCGACCGGCATCGGCCTGCCGCTGGCCGAAGTAGAGGCGCTTCTTGCCGCTCATCCGGATGCGGTCGTCGTGATAGACGAGGCCTATGTCGATTTCGGAGGTGAAAGCGCCGTGCCGCTCATCTCCAAATATCCCAACCTGCTTGTTGTCCAGACCTTGTCGAAGTCCCGTTCGTTTGCGGGTCTGCGCGTCGGCTTTGCGCTAGGACAGCGGGATCTGATCGAGGCGCTGGCGCGCGTCAAGGACAGCTTCAATTCCTATCCGCTCGATCGCCTGGCGCAGGTCGCCGCGACAGCGGCAATCAAAGACGAGGCCTGGTTCGAGACAAGCCGGCGGAAAGTCATCGCCAGCCGGAAAAGCCTCGTCGGGGAGCTTGACGCTTTGGATTTCGAGATCCTGCCATCTCAGGCGAATTTCGTTTTCGCGCGTCACAAAAGCCGGTCGGGCGCTGAGCTTTTGGCCGCGCTTCGGGAGCGGGCCGTTCTCGTCCGGCTTTTCGCCAAGCCACGCATTGCGGATTTCCTGCGCATCAGCATCGGCACGGATGAGGAATGCGCGCGGCTCGTTTCCGCTCTCAAGGAAATACTGGCGGCCTGA
- the phaR gene encoding polyhydroxyalkanoate synthesis repressor PhaR, whose protein sequence is MAKNEGQIVIKKYANRRLYNTGTSTYVTLEDLAEMVKKGEDFTVQDAKSGDDITHSVLTQIIFEQESKTGNTLLPISFLRQLITYYGDQMQMVVPSFLEHSMRAFTEQQAQMREQVNRAFGETPLGKNLQLPMQMVEDQVRRNTELFQQAMQMFSPFMTPPAAKESRKAEAKDIDELKEQLRALQNKLDNL, encoded by the coding sequence ATGGCGAAGAATGAGGGTCAGATAGTCATCAAGAAATACGCCAATCGCCGCCTGTACAATACAGGCACCAGCACCTATGTGACGCTGGAAGATCTGGCGGAGATGGTGAAGAAGGGCGAAGACTTTACCGTCCAAGACGCAAAAAGCGGGGATGACATCACCCATTCGGTGCTGACCCAGATCATCTTCGAGCAGGAATCGAAGACCGGCAACACCCTCCTCCCGATCTCCTTTCTACGCCAGCTCATAACCTATTACGGCGATCAGATGCAGATGGTCGTGCCGAGCTTTCTCGAACATTCGATGCGCGCCTTCACCGAACAGCAGGCCCAGATGCGTGAGCAGGTGAACCGCGCCTTCGGCGAGACGCCGCTCGGCAAGAATCTGCAATTGCCGATGCAGATGGTCGAGGACCAGGTGCGCCGCAATACCGAGCTGTTTCAGCAGGCCATGCAGATGTTCTCGCCTTTCATGACGCCGCCGGCGGCGAAGGAAAGCCGCAAGGCCGAGGCCAAGGACATCGACGAGCTGAAGGAACAGCTCCGCGCCCTTCAGAACAAACTCGACAACCTATAG
- a CDS encoding DUF1868 domain-containing protein codes for MTPTTFSPELLLYSKTHNPNPPTHLGSRYRKAGGFLPEAGNTVVCHIEKGSRTQTVLIEAREKYLVVPEAQQFLFTPISSLHMTLFEGIIETRRRPEYWPNDLPLETPVDDMTKLMAARLEGFSMTDPFNVAIVEARPSGLLVDGATEKDRKIMRAWRDAFADLLGYRQPNHEDYKFHITFAYAIERLEDEALPRWQAMLDDVAEDIRRKAPVFELTPPAFCVFEDMNHFHELLIFDFDA; via the coding sequence ATGACCCCCACGACATTTTCTCCCGAGCTTCTTCTTTATTCAAAGACGCACAATCCGAACCCGCCCACCCATCTCGGCAGTCGTTATCGCAAGGCCGGCGGCTTTCTGCCGGAAGCCGGCAATACCGTCGTCTGCCATATCGAGAAAGGTTCGCGGACGCAGACGGTGCTGATTGAGGCGCGGGAGAAATATCTGGTGGTGCCCGAGGCCCAGCAGTTTCTCTTCACGCCGATATCAAGCCTTCACATGACGCTTTTCGAAGGTATCATCGAGACCAGGCGCCGGCCGGAATACTGGCCGAACGATCTCCCGCTCGAGACGCCGGTCGACGACATGACCAAGCTGATGGCGGCGCGGCTCGAAGGTTTTTCGATGACCGACCCCTTCAATGTCGCCATCGTCGAAGCTCGCCCATCGGGTCTGCTTGTCGACGGGGCGACGGAAAAGGACCGCAAGATCATGCGTGCCTGGCGCGATGCCTTTGCCGATCTTCTCGGCTATCGCCAGCCCAACCATGAGGATTACAAATTTCACATCACCTTCGCCTATGCGATTGAACGGCTGGAGGACGAGGCCTTGCCGCGCTGGCAGGCGATGCTCGACGACGTGGCCGAGGATATCCGCCGCAAGGCTCCCGTTTTCGAGTTGACGCCGCCGGCATTCTGCGTGTTCGAGGATATGAACCATTTCCACGAATTGCTGATCTTCGATTTCGACGCCTGA
- a CDS encoding polyprenyl synthetase family protein: protein MDANRDTFETRLSNNAREIEALLDALLSPSPLSDEIARPGTLRSAMHYAVLNGGKRLRPFLVAESAALLGGDEQAALRVGAALECVHCYSLVHDDLPAMDDDDLRRGKPTVHIKFDEATAILAGDSLLTYAFDVIAAPETTLPDTAKASLVLALARAAGLGGMAGGQALDLAAEKQAPDEAGIIRLQAMKTGALIRFACEAGAIIAGSASDDRRRLRAFGEKIGLAFQLADDILDLTSDAETMGKATGKDAARGKGTLVALHGMEWAETELRRHVEDAEALLAPYGARASILTAAAHFIADRKS, encoded by the coding sequence ATGGACGCGAACCGGGACACTTTCGAGACGAGGCTTAGCAACAACGCCCGCGAAATCGAGGCGCTGCTCGACGCATTGCTTTCACCGAGCCCTCTTTCCGATGAAATCGCCAGGCCGGGTACGCTGCGCAGCGCCATGCACTATGCCGTTCTGAACGGCGGCAAGCGGCTGCGTCCGTTCCTGGTCGCCGAAAGTGCGGCCCTTCTCGGCGGCGATGAGCAGGCCGCGCTTCGTGTCGGCGCCGCGCTCGAATGTGTTCACTGCTATTCCCTCGTGCATGACGATCTGCCGGCCATGGACGATGACGACCTGCGCCGCGGCAAGCCGACGGTCCACATCAAGTTCGACGAAGCCACAGCGATCCTTGCCGGCGACAGCCTGCTGACCTATGCCTTCGACGTCATCGCAGCGCCGGAAACCACCCTTCCCGATACGGCCAAGGCCTCGCTGGTGCTGGCCCTCGCCCGGGCCGCCGGTCTCGGCGGTATGGCTGGCGGCCAGGCGCTCGACCTCGCGGCGGAAAAACAAGCGCCAGACGAGGCCGGCATCATCCGTCTGCAGGCGATGAAAACAGGCGCGCTGATCCGCTTCGCCTGCGAAGCCGGCGCCATCATCGCGGGTAGCGCTTCGGACGATCGCCGCCGCCTCCGCGCCTTCGGCGAAAAGATCGGCCTTGCCTTCCAGCTCGCCGACGACATTCTCGACCTGACTTCGGATGCTGAGACCATGGGCAAGGCGACCGGCAAGGATGCGGCCCGCGGCAAGGGAACGCTCGTGGCGCTGCACGGCATGGAATGGGCCGAGACCGAGCTGCGCCGGCACGTCGAAGACGCCGAAGCGCTGCTCGCCCCTTATGGCGCCCGCGCTTCGATTCTCACCGCCGCGGCGCATTTCATCGCCGACCGGAAGAGCTGA
- the ispG gene encoding flavodoxin-dependent (E)-4-hydroxy-3-methylbut-2-enyl-diphosphate synthase, with protein MLSAADFDPKPRRASVAVDVGGVIVGGGAPIVVQSMTNTDTADIDSTVAQVAALHRAGSELVRITVDRDESAAAVPKIRERLLRLGMDVPLIGDFHYIGHKLLADHPACAEALAKYRINPGNVGFKDKKDKQFAEIIEMAIRYDKPVRIGVNWGSLDQDLLTALMDQNAEAGSPLSARQVTREAIVQSALLSAALAEEIGLPRNRIILSAKVSQVQDLIAVNSMLAERSNHALHLGLTEAGMGTKGVVASSAAMGFVLQHGIGDTIRVSLTPEPNGDRTREVQVAQEILQVMGFRQFVPVVAACPGCGRTTSTVFQELAQNIQADIRKNMPVWREKYPGVEALNVAVMGCIVNGPGESKHADIGISLPGTGETPAAPVFIDGKKALTLRGPNIASDFEALVVDYIEKRFGRRTAAE; from the coding sequence ATGTTGTCAGCCGCCGATTTTGATCCGAAACCGCGCCGCGCTTCTGTCGCCGTCGATGTCGGCGGCGTCATCGTCGGCGGCGGCGCGCCGATCGTCGTGCAATCCATGACGAATACGGATACGGCCGATATCGATTCGACCGTCGCGCAGGTTGCGGCCCTCCACAGGGCGGGTTCAGAGCTGGTGCGCATCACCGTCGACCGCGACGAGAGCGCGGCGGCCGTGCCGAAGATCCGTGAGCGGCTGCTGCGGCTTGGCATGGACGTGCCGCTGATCGGCGACTTCCACTATATCGGTCACAAGCTGCTGGCCGATCATCCCGCCTGCGCCGAGGCGCTGGCGAAATACCGCATCAATCCCGGCAATGTCGGCTTCAAGGACAAGAAGGACAAGCAGTTCGCCGAGATCATCGAGATGGCGATCCGCTACGACAAACCGGTGCGCATCGGCGTCAACTGGGGCTCGCTCGATCAGGATCTCTTGACGGCGCTGATGGACCAGAATGCTGAAGCCGGCTCGCCGCTTTCGGCTCGCCAGGTGACTCGCGAGGCGATCGTGCAGTCAGCGCTGCTTTCGGCCGCCCTCGCCGAGGAAATCGGGCTGCCGCGCAACCGCATCATCCTGTCGGCGAAAGTCAGCCAGGTGCAGGACCTGATCGCTGTCAATTCCATGCTCGCCGAGCGCTCCAATCATGCGCTGCATCTCGGCCTGACGGAAGCCGGCATGGGAACCAAGGGTGTCGTCGCCTCGTCGGCCGCGATGGGCTTCGTGCTGCAGCACGGCATCGGCGATACGATCCGCGTCTCGCTGACGCCGGAGCCGAACGGCGACCGCACACGCGAAGTCCAGGTGGCGCAGGAAATCCTGCAGGTCATGGGCTTCCGCCAGTTCGTTCCTGTCGTTGCCGCCTGTCCCGGCTGCGGGCGCACGACCTCGACGGTGTTCCAGGAGCTTGCCCAGAACATCCAGGCCGATATTCGCAAGAACATGCCGGTCTGGCGCGAGAAGTATCCCGGCGTCGAGGCTCTGAACGTCGCCGTCATGGGTTGCATCGTCAACGGACCGGGCGAAAGCAAACATGCAGATATCGGCATTTCGCTTCCCGGCACCGGCGAGACACCGGCCGCGCCGGTTTTCATCGACGGCAAGAAGGCGCTGACGCTGCGCGGTCCCAACATCGCCTCCGATTTCGAAGCGCTTGTCGTCGACTATATCGAAAAGCGTTTCGGCCGCCGCACGGCCGCAGAATGA
- the rpmF gene encoding 50S ribosomal protein L32, whose amino-acid sequence MAVPKRKTSPSKRGMRRSADALKAPTYVEDKNSGELRRPHHIDLKTGMYRGRQVLTPKESA is encoded by the coding sequence ATGGCTGTACCGAAGAGAAAAACGAGCCCGTCCAAGCGCGGCATGCGCCGTTCGGCTGACGCACTGAAGGCTCCGACCTATGTCGAAGACAAGAACTCCGGCGAACTGCGTCGCCCGCACCATATCGATCTGAAGACCGGTATGTATCGCGGCCGCCAGGTTCTGACGCCGAAGGAAAGCGCATAA
- a CDS encoding glutathione S-transferase family protein: protein MDRPTLYIANKNYSSWSFRPWMALTGAGIDFEEVLIPFDYPSGNPNIKAISPTGRVPLLKHGALKIWESLAIIEYAAELSPDAGLLPTDRAARALVRSVSMEMLSGFRALRAACPMNIRRPKARIALPDGVEDDISRIETLWRDLLQQSGGPFLFGAFSGADAMFAPVVNRFDVYDLVGRSDTLAYMETMKAHPAWRKWEEAARAEPWVVAEDEV, encoded by the coding sequence ATGGACAGACCGACACTCTACATCGCCAACAAGAACTACTCCTCCTGGTCGTTCCGGCCCTGGATGGCGTTGACGGGCGCCGGCATCGATTTCGAGGAAGTGCTGATCCCCTTCGACTATCCCAGTGGCAATCCCAATATCAAGGCGATTTCACCGACCGGGCGAGTGCCGCTTCTCAAGCACGGCGCATTGAAGATATGGGAGTCGCTGGCGATCATCGAATATGCCGCCGAGCTTTCTCCCGATGCCGGCCTTCTGCCGACAGATCGCGCTGCGCGGGCGCTGGTCCGTTCGGTTTCGATGGAAATGCTTTCGGGTTTCCGGGCGCTCCGCGCCGCCTGCCCGATGAATATCCGCCGGCCAAAAGCCAGGATCGCGCTGCCGGATGGTGTCGAGGACGATATCAGCCGCATCGAAACGCTCTGGCGCGACCTTCTGCAGCAATCCGGCGGGCCGTTTTTGTTTGGAGCGTTCAGCGGCGCGGATGCGATGTTTGCGCCTGTCGTGAACCGGTTCGATGTCTATGATCTCGTCGGCCGGAGCGACACACTGGCTTACATGGAGACCATGAAGGCCCACCCGGCCTGGCGGAAATGGGAAGAAGCGGCCCGCGCCGAGCCCTGGGTCGTGGCGGAAGACGAGGTCTGA
- a CDS encoding DeoR/GlpR family DNA-binding transcription regulator — translation MQDFLLRERQSVISERLRLNGRVLASELATEFGVSEDTVRRDLREMAAAGLCERVYGGALPVSPAHGSLTQRMGLAADRKQALARAAAKQITAGSCVFFDAGSTNLAIANALPAELELTAATNAPVIAAALIDKPAVNVILIGGMVDRQTGGALGAKALRDMEQISPDLCILGACGIDLEAGITVFGFEDAEFKRFAASRSKKVLAAVTSEKFSTAAPHSILPVAHCECLVVEHDADPALLAAYRERGCRTVIAEKTN, via the coding sequence ATGCAGGATTTTCTATTGCGAGAGCGTCAAAGCGTCATTTCCGAGCGGCTGCGGCTGAATGGCCGCGTCCTGGCGTCGGAACTTGCGACGGAATTCGGCGTCTCCGAGGACACGGTGCGGCGCGACCTACGCGAAATGGCGGCGGCAGGGCTCTGCGAGCGGGTCTATGGTGGCGCGTTGCCGGTTTCGCCGGCGCATGGAAGCCTGACGCAGCGCATGGGATTGGCCGCTGATCGCAAGCAGGCCTTAGCACGGGCCGCGGCAAAGCAGATCACTGCCGGTTCGTGCGTGTTTTTCGATGCCGGCAGCACCAATCTGGCGATCGCCAATGCCTTGCCCGCCGAACTCGAGCTGACGGCCGCGACGAACGCGCCGGTGATTGCCGCAGCGCTCATCGACAAGCCTGCCGTCAACGTCATCCTGATCGGCGGCATGGTCGACCGACAGACGGGCGGCGCGCTCGGCGCCAAAGCCTTGCGGGATATGGAGCAGATTTCGCCCGATCTCTGCATTCTCGGCGCCTGCGGCATCGATCTGGAGGCCGGCATTACCGTGTTCGGCTTCGAGGATGCGGAGTTCAAGCGGTTTGCGGCATCGAGAAGCAAGAAGGTACTGGCGGCGGTAACCTCGGAGAAATTCAGCACCGCCGCGCCCCACAGCATTCTGCCGGTTGCGCATTGCGAGTGCCTTGTTGTCGAGCACGATGCCGATCCGGCTCTGCTCGCGGCTTACCGCGAGCGTGGGTGCCGAACTGTCATCGCCGAAAAAACGAACTGA
- a CDS encoding amino acid ABC transporter substrate-binding protein: protein MNWLKTVATAALIQAAVLLPAHAGENLAAIKSAGVFKIGTEGTYAPFTYHDESGKLVGFDVEIGEAIAAKLGVKAEFVEGKWDGLIAGLDAKRYDTVINQVGITEARKQKYDFSEPYIASKAVLIVREGDDSIKTFADLKGKKSAQSLTSNFGKIATEAGAELVGTDGFDQSIQLVLTKRADATINDSLSFLDFKKHKPDAPVKIAAEQENADYSGIIIRKNEPELLAEINKALADIKADGTYKKIADKYFGQDVSK, encoded by the coding sequence ATGAACTGGTTGAAAACTGTCGCCACCGCTGCCCTTATTCAGGCTGCAGTCCTTCTGCCCGCCCATGCCGGCGAAAATCTCGCCGCCATCAAGTCGGCCGGCGTCTTCAAGATCGGAACGGAGGGAACCTATGCGCCCTTCACCTATCACGACGAAAGCGGCAAGCTCGTCGGCTTCGACGTCGAGATCGGCGAGGCGATCGCTGCCAAGCTCGGCGTCAAGGCCGAATTCGTCGAAGGCAAATGGGATGGCCTGATCGCCGGCCTTGATGCCAAGCGCTACGACACCGTCATCAACCAGGTCGGCATCACCGAGGCGCGCAAGCAGAAATACGATTTCTCCGAACCCTATATCGCTTCCAAGGCAGTGCTGATCGTCCGCGAGGGCGACGACAGCATCAAGACCTTCGCCGACCTCAAGGGCAAGAAATCCGCCCAGTCACTGACCAGCAACTTCGGCAAGATCGCAACCGAAGCCGGCGCTGAGCTCGTCGGCACCGACGGTTTCGACCAGTCGATTCAGCTGGTGCTCACCAAGCGCGCCGATGCGACGATCAATGACAGCCTCTCCTTCCTCGATTTCAAGAAGCATAAGCCGGACGCGCCGGTGAAGATCGCCGCCGAGCAGGAGAATGCCGATTATTCCGGCATCATCATCCGCAAGAACGAGCCTGAGCTACTCGCCGAAATCAACAAGGCGCTTGCCGACATCAAGGCCGACGGCACTTACAAGAAGATCGCCGACAAATATTTCGGCCAGGACGTTTCCAAGTAA
- the mtgA gene encoding monofunctional biosynthetic peptidoglycan transglycosylase, producing MDIAPDREDIADMPARRRWFENRPALKRIVLALLAVLILPYVLILLYLLPFIHPVSTLMLRDLVLLRGYDRRWVSLDEISPVLVQSVMMSEDGQYCFHGGVDWAEMRMLVEDTLKGQATRGGSTIPMQTAKNLFLWNSRSFVRKAMELPLAVTTDFVLSKRRLMEIYLNIAEWGPGIYGIEAAAQHHFKVPAAKLTRRQASLLAVSLPNPIDRNAGKPGRGLRRLAGVIERRGQGSGDYIKCIYE from the coding sequence TTGGATATAGCGCCTGACAGAGAGGATATCGCCGACATGCCGGCCCGTCGGCGATGGTTCGAAAATCGGCCTGCGCTAAAACGCATCGTTCTTGCCTTGCTGGCCGTGCTGATCCTCCCCTACGTGCTGATCTTGCTTTACCTGCTGCCTTTCATCCATCCCGTCTCGACGCTGATGCTGCGCGATCTCGTGCTGCTGCGTGGCTACGACCGCAGATGGGTATCGCTGGATGAAATCTCTCCGGTCCTGGTGCAATCCGTGATGATGTCCGAGGACGGTCAATATTGCTTTCACGGCGGCGTCGATTGGGCGGAGATGCGCATGCTGGTCGAGGATACGCTGAAAGGCCAGGCAACGCGTGGCGGCAGCACGATCCCGATGCAGACAGCGAAGAACCTTTTTCTTTGGAACAGCCGCTCCTTCGTGCGCAAGGCGATGGAGCTTCCGCTCGCCGTCACCACCGATTTCGTCCTGTCGAAGCGGCGGCTGATGGAAATCTATCTTAATATCGCCGAATGGGGTCCCGGCATTTACGGCATCGAGGCGGCGGCCCAGCATCATTTCAAGGTGCCGGCCGCGAAGCTGACGCGCCGCCAGGCCTCGCTGCTTGCCGTCTCGCTGCCGAACCCGATCGACCGCAATGCCGGCAAACCCGGACGAGGCCTCCGCCGGCTTGCCGGCGTCATCGAGCGGCGTGGGCAAGGTTCGGGCGACTACATCAAGTGCATCTATGAATGA